The following coding sequences are from one Gigantopelta aegis isolate Gae_Host chromosome 15, Gae_host_genome, whole genome shotgun sequence window:
- the LOC121390130 gene encoding MICOS complex subunit Mic10-like encodes MASPARTARSEDIFGQKWDRCLSDTAIKIAGGLGLGIVFSVVFFRRRPWPVSFGMGVGLGMAYSNCQNDFQNPYHVNCIRVQTTEKTASP; translated from the exons ATGGCTTCCCCAGCAAGGACGGCAAGGTCAGAAGATATTTTTGGACAGAAATGGGACCGGTGTCTGTCAGACACAgccataaaaatag ctGGTGGCCTTGGACTTGGTATTGTGTTTTCGGTGGTCTTCTTTAGAA GAAGGCCATGGCCTGTAAGTTTTGGCATGGGCGTTGGCCTGGGGATGGCCTATTCTAACTGTCAGAATGACTTCCAGAACCCATATCACGTTAACTGTATTCGAGTTCAG ACCACGGAAAAAACAGCAAGCCCTTAA
- the LOC121389715 gene encoding 52 kDa repressor of the inhibitor of the protein kinase-like, translating to MSALFNLIPAIIVKMDVSELPKLVEDLETYRDDLPRFKSLRTELEVWQAKCMNMQAPSDSLLQALNLCSKDLFPNLVVLLQIACIIPVTSCEAERPFSAVRRHKTSLRSTMGEERLTSLVLMNMYYDTPTETDKVVRMFIQKHPRRLFAPIYET from the coding sequence ATGTCGGCATTGTTCAACCTCATCCCGGCAATAATCGTAAAGATGGATGTATCAGAACTTCCAAAGCTTGTAGAAGATCtagagacatacagagatgaTTTGCCCCGGTTTAAAAGCCTCCGCACAGAATTAGAAGTATGGCAGGCCAAATGCATGAATATGCAAGCTCCATCCGATTCGCTATTACAAGCGCTAAACTTATGTAGCAAAGACCTCTTCCCGAACTTGGTCGTACTCTTACAGATTGCATGCATCATTCCAGTGACAAGCTGTGAAGCAGAGAGGCCATTTTCTGCAGTGAGGAGACACAAAACTTCACTTCGATCAACAATGGGCGAGGAGCGTCTCACTTCACTAGTGCTCATGAACATGTACTATGACACTCCGACTGAGACTGACAAAGTGGTCCGAATGTTCATACAGAAACATCCGCGGCGTTTGTTTGCTCCTATATATGAAACATAA